In the Diospyros lotus cultivar Yz01 chromosome 13, ASM1463336v1, whole genome shotgun sequence genome, atgGGAATATGAAGTGAagctcaaattaaaaaaatatgtttttttagataatttcattaaaatgttttctaaaatcaagtagaaattttattttttattattcaatttagaaacaaaaaattgttctaaacgcatttttttttaatttttttttctctatagagatattttctaaaaaattactCTAGTTTTTCACAAGAAACATGCCCTTAACTTTCATAAAAAATTGCAGTGAAAACAAATTGACAAAGGTTTTAGGCCAATCAATATcttatatgtattataattactttttttttttgttttgttcttcttaATCATGAGATAGTCTTAGCAATCTTTGACTTTTAATTTGTCTAGACTTGTTGttggtccaaaaggtgaaatcgctcatCCCGAACGCCCCCACACTCGGCCCGACAGAACGTGGAAAGaagttaatcatggtgacccaGTCGGACACAGTGACTAGACCTGGGCTCACCGCGTATAAGGAGCTCCCCTCACTTTAGAGAGAGATATCCTCACACTGCCGCTTGCGAGACTCAATCCTTAGTCTTGGTCCAAAATTCACCACAAAAGGCACTTTGTGCCCCCTTCTTGATCAACTGAGCTGCCCATGCGGGCTAGATTGATTGTTCTTTTTACGAAATGAGGATAAGTCCCATGATGAATTTTTCAACACTTAAATCAATCACTAAGTCTAGAAATCACATAGTAATGatataataaataactaataaatatCATACTTAATTATTAGGAGACTcttccctttatataggcaAGCTTTAGACGAGTATATATCAAAATGATGCCACATGAATAATTAGATTAGATTTGATCTTTCGAGTGAACTAAGGGAGCCAATTATAGGTGTAGATTTGAGTTGAATCATCTTTTATACTTCTTGCATGGACGGCCTTGGACCAAGCTTTTGAGTAAACCCAACCTTTCAAACCTTATCTCATTGGGCCCTTAAATTTGAATTGTTGTAGACTTAAGATTTAACCAACTCTAAGAATTCCCTCGTTACTAATCagataaagtaaaaaaaaaagaagtaaatattgaattcaattgactcgTCTCATTTTGTTtcctattatattattattattattatttttttggctcAAGTCGAATCCTTTTCAATTGATATGATTTAATTTAGCTGATACATAATTTAAAACActtcataaaaaaattgtaagatAAGAAATAACTTAaacatgttattttaatttcttatttatttatttatatagtatttgttaatcaatatatgaatccaaaaaaataaaatataaaaaatatttcaaataaaaatattttttattgtatttattagatttatttaacaACTTACTgaaaagaagtcatgtgacttcttatttaaaattttacagataaaaaaaatgacctaTATGCTCCATATCTCATAAAAGTGCAATTCtcagtgcattttaaaaaatttaacaaataatctgataaaaattttaaaatattttttaactttatattgactatttcatattttagtttagaaaacattcaaaatcttattttaatacaatcttattttgctcattttaacgGACACTATCTTATTGAATGTTACCGAGGTTTAGGGTTACAATTGCTAATTGATTTGACTTTTATCTCAATTTATCTGTGTTTAAagttatgtaaatatatatgcatatagtCAACACTGCGCTTGGCTGTCATCTAGGGGTGAGCATTATTCTCAACCGAATCAATTAATTTAGACTAATGCATAATTAAGGACAGCAATGACATTGCTGTAGCCTTGAAtaatccaagaagaagaagctgacgCACAACAATATTCAATTAGGTCAACATCTACTCATCTGTAGGTATCAATAATGCTATAATGATGGAAAGGGTCACCACTGGACCACCACCCTATCCTTGCAAAAATGAAACTTCTGTATCATTCATTATTATATCCACATGCATGGGGGGAGATCAACCTCCATGTTCAACATCACAACACATCGAGGTGGGGAAGCTGGCATTGGTCCCCCCTTCATTGTTCAGATTCACCATTGCCTGCTAACACTAAAAACTGCCCAGAAAAAATAATGACCAAAACGCTGTTTCCAGTGCACGAGACTCCCGATTTGGTGGGCTCAGGAGAGTCTTTCAGTAATTGTGGTCCATTTTGAGGTGTTTTCCTTCTTCACACACTTGTTGATAGTTAACCAATAGTAACAATAAGATTGGTCATTTATAACTGAAACATCTTAGGTTCAAATACGACTCTCTTCTGACCCTCAAGCGGGGAGCCTCGTGCATCGGGACGACCTTACTCTTTTGTGTGAAAACAATGTTGGCTATGGAATGCAATAAGAAAGTAGAGAGAAATTAAAACTTTGTAGATCACATTGGGAAATCTAAGGGGAAACCAGGTTGTTCATTGGGTACACAAGGGAGATACCCAGGGCCAGGAGACCCAATTCAGTCTTAAAGACTTTTTCTCTAATCCTAAATCCATCTTTGTGATCCACCCCTCTTCTGTACAATCATCTAAATCTCAATGGCACCAAACactaagaaacaaaaaattatataaagagaaaacagagaagagaaaagaaaagagatttgAACAAAACATACTGACATGATGGAACATGCCGCTGGTGCAGCTTCTGCCAATATGTTCGACTTGGCAGCAACACTGTTTGCTTGTTCGGGATGGCTCTCGAGTTGAGCAGGCACTTTGTCAGCCCATCGAGAGATCATGGTTCCAGGACGAGGAGGAAGGATATGATTAGGCATTCGCATGTTGCCTGGCTTTATTTCAAGCTTTCTGAAATGAACGGGAAGAAATTCCGTGCAGAAGTCTGACAAACCCCAAGAAACTAAGTTTTCCATCTGAGTGTCTAATCCAGTCTTGGAGAACCACGTGAACTGGTACTGATGGACTAAGTCCAAGTTCCTGGAGGGAGCAAAAACCATCATCGGCACGTTAGAAGATCTATTTTTGAACAAGTAAATGCGTGCGTGACAGCGGAAAATAGATTCAGCGAACAAgctttttttcatttcttttctactGTGATCTTAGTCATATTTTTCACTTGTAGCTTGACACTAGATGATTTGGAGACGTACAGAGGTAAGAAAATTGTAGGATGAGTAAACGATCAGaattgttctttttttctttctctcaaaattttgaatggAAGAATTTTTCCTACACAGAGTGACAACAGCTCTGTGTTCACATTACATGGAGAATCCTTTTAACTACAACCATATATGAcgtgtatatgtattattacGACTAAATACATACTCATGACTTGTATACTAGGATAAAGAATGCGCATCCACACACATTGCTCAAACCAACGATTAAACGAGAGAGGAGAAAGAGTATACCGAGGCCAGCTCCTCTATCATAATAGGCCTATTACCATCCTTCTCAAAAAGTTCATAGGCAGAGTGAGCGTGCTGCTCCCAGCTTTCCATTCCTTCTAGCTGATGCACGCTAATGGCTGCAGCAcaaaattcctcaaaatctAATTTTCTATATTGGAGAGTGCTCACCTACAAAGTACACTCCACTGTTAGTTGCATTCTGCTGTATTCATACCATCAACTGCACCTTATTCTAACCAAGTTAAGGTCAGTGGCAAAATGTAAGATGCTAAAAATTGACTAAGCCTGAGAGTATATTACCGTGTAAGCATAATCGGAAACCCGTGAATCCTTCATGGCATCAGTGGAGTTCTTCGTTGCAGCCTGGTTAGTTCAATGTTGTTTAGAATGACTtggaaaacagcaaagagaaaaggaaaaagaaaacaaagtggaacagagagaagaaagagggGAGGAGGGGAGGAGTTCGGAAAGCTAACCGTTTTAAAGTTTTGCAGAGAGATGAACCCACTTTTGTTTGGTCCTAGCAGAGCAAATTGTTCACGGAAGTAAGCGAGCTGGGGCACAGTAAGTGTCCTTGCAAGGGCCTGTCAAGAAGGTGAAACTTTCATCAGCATGCTTAATTTGCCTATCAACACGATGGTGTACAAATGCAttggaataataaatttcacaaaGAAGTAGGACAACACATAAAAACCccaccaagccttaatcccattaggtgcAGAAAACTAGGACAACACACATGTCAAGGGAATGCAAATGTACGCATCATGCATATTTAGGGACCCTAGCATTCTGTATCTCTGTGTACAGAtctacataaatataattaatagcaTCCGTCCTCCAATGCAACTACTTCAATAGAAGTTCTCATGTTTTCTGGTTTGGTGAAGGCATCTGACAGTTATTATAGATCCCTTATTTGACTttcactcaaaaaaaaaaaaaaaaaaagttgatttaagtataaaaaatcaGAAAGACAGAAGAAGCAACTTCTTTTTAGAAGTTCGCAACCTTATGAAGTTACCAAGGATCGTGCAAAGAATTTCTGTGCTGAACATAATAGGAATAATTGAAATTCTTTTTCTCAGCTGCTGGCATTTATAAAAAAGGAAAGCTGTATGGAGCAATTACAGATAATTTGAATTCCTTATATTCTATAACCATGGAATACTTTGTTAGTTAACTCTTAGACAAAGTTTCAccatatgaaatttattttctaagggCAGAATAGAATACCCCCAAAGCTGCTTTCCTTAGTGAGGAAGAACATATGTAGGCTTTCACAAGCTTGTATATTATCATATCCAGGGGAATCTTGACATCATGATAATTTGCCAGCCATGGATGACCTGAACACGAACATCAGACTCCAAACATTAGAACTGCAGAAAATATTCCATTTTTTTACTTGAAATAGTCCATAATTAATGATTTCGAGGCATCCATCCTaacaaaataatgaagaaagagGGAATGAAGTGTTATTCATCttttgtttcttcaattgtttaTTTGAACATGGTTTTTGACAATATGAACTTAAGACTCTGAAGTGCCCAGAGACAATCATTTTTGTCCAGAGCAGGTAACTTACTGAGTGCTTGAGCAGCTGTTAGCCTCTTGCGGTAATCCTTGTTCAATAATCTCTTCACAAAGTCTATGGCATTGGAAGACAATGAAGGCCAAGGGGCTTCATCAAAGCTAGGGTCTGCTTTAAGCACAGCCCGAAATATACCAGATTCTGTCCTGGCCCAAAAGGGACGACTTCCACATAGAAGAATATAAGCAATTACGCCTATACTCCACATATCTGCTTCTGTTCCGTATGATCTGTGCAGAACTTCTGGAGCAACATAATATGCACTTCCTACAATATCATTCAGCCTCTCATCTGCACAAGTGCCTTTACTATCAGAGAAGATCCTAAGCCATCCTTTCTAATTCTAGCCATTAAGGAAATGATCGTACCTGGCTTTACATAATCAGAGAGTCCAAAGTCAATTGCCTTCAGTGGAGAATGTTCATCTTTGGTAGTGAAGAGAAAATTCTGAAGCAGGATTCAAAGCCTCAACattaaccaaaaacaaaaaaggaaaacaaaaaaccgaaaaggaaaaaaaaaaacaagaaaaaacaaacaagaCACAATGATACAAGTGACAGAATTTTGGaagcaaaatcaaaataaactatttatcCATCTTGGAATAGACTAACAATCTGCACAACCAACCATTACCCCTGTAGTTCAGAAAATTAAGCATATAGAAAAAAATGCATCATCCAATTTATGGCATGATATGAGCAACAAATTCTCAGttatagttttaattttcatctctgttgaaatgaaaaatcaGTCACTAGGAAAATTTTAGAGTCTAACAGACATGTTACTTCATGTTATCTAAACCTGAAAACACAGTAATGAAAACATTGTAATCATGCCTTCGGCATGAAGTTCAATGAACACCTGAATACATAAAAAAGAATCTCCAAATGCTTTTTTGCTTTTATGAGGAGATGTTACTGTAATTAGAATCACCACTCTGCTACATGGATTTGCTACCACCACCAAACTTCTTTTACAATGAAATTAAGcattaatactaaataaattatagcAAATGCAAATATATGGGcttaatcatcaaaagaaatagtTTTAGTTTTGATGCGGCacatcaaatcaaatttaagtATTGACAGCTGCATGACTGGTGACAACAAAGAGAATACTGCATAAAAGACTCAACTTGTGGATCATATCCTAAGGCTACGAgtacaaacattttttttttaaactttaattatataCCATAATTTCAGTCAAGGAAACAATATCAGAGAGAAAACCCTCCATGACTTAAAAGGCTTTTGAtccaagaaagaagaagatagaaaGAGAGTTAACCCCATAAAATTCAGGCACTTTTTAAGAACACTTAACATGGTGATGCAATGACAAAACAGACTCAACAAAAGCAACAAAGTAGGTACAAAAGCATGACATAGCACCATAGTTGGAGGATCTAGGCCATACTGACACAAACCAATGGGTGAAAGCTCTTTCATGCATCACCAGTTCCAAAAGGAACAGTTTTTAGTCCAAATAAATGCCTAGGAGATACAATACTTTGCAGGGTTTTAAGTTTTGTAAATTActaggaagaaaaggaaaatgtcCAAGTTCATTACCTCAGGCTTGAGATCGCGGTGAACTACGCCTTGTAGATGACAGTAGGCAACCACACTCAAAATTTGGACAATAACAGCCTTTGCATCTTCTTCTGAGTATTTTCCACCCCTAGAGAACAGAAACCAAAGCTTAGTTGGCCAGAAGGTTGTGGAATGGGTCAAAGACTGCCACAAAGGAAAAGATCTATAAAGATAGTACCTGGATAATATCCGATCTAATAATTCACCTCCTTTGCATAACCTGAAGAACATGAAAATGAGTAAGATTTGGAACTTCAGAAGTAAAATAATTGCCATGATATTTAAGACAATTTTAAAGTGGAAATTTCTATGATCAGGAGATAACAAAAATAGAACATGCACATGCTACCAACTGCTACTCCTCGTGCCCTCACATCTCGCCTCATTCcatggggggagagagagattattttttcttcattttttgggattggggggtggggggggtgggggtggatCTGGGGATTATCAGTCTGTGATTAAGTCTCAATTTCCAGATAAGATTTAGTTAAGGCTGAATTATAGAAAGTAGGCTGCGTGGTGAAAACTCTCCGAGCTATGTTTCAATTTGGAAAGTTGATGTTGAGATTCTGCTGTTTTCTAGTTTTGACTTAagaaaaaaaacactaaaatcAAGCTTGAGTACACAGTTGCCATTTGTACAGCAGGATGAAACTGTAGCATAGATAGCAACAAAAGAGAAAGTTCAAAGATATTAATAACTCTCATAGaaacttaatatatataatttcttttgtctttttttattattatttttttctttgggggggggggggggggggggggagaagggGGGTTCATAAATGCTAATCAATAACACACTTAACAAAATCAGGTGTGCTAAAAAAAACTCAGTCTTCACTTACTCCATCACTGCATAAACATTGTCATCATCTTCATAGGAGTCATAGAATTGCACTAGGTTCCTATGCCCTGTTAAAGCCCGTAATATTTTCACTTCTCTTCGCACATCTTCAATGGCAATTGCTGTAGTCATCTGCAAAAAacattattgtaataattatcatataatgAAGAGTTCCTCAGGTTTCCAGTTgcggattatatatatatatatatatattgatgattgAAAACATAACTATTTACAAGATAAGTTTCTGATAATAATGACAAATACCCTAATTTCTCAGAAGGAAAGAATCTTTCAGGTGTGAAACCACATGAAGTAAAACTGCCAAGAGTTGCACAAAGATTGAAGCATTAATATACAACCAAGAAAACTGTATTAATAATTAGATCATAAGTCCAAATTAGGTTAAAAGCAGGTGCAGGATTGACTCTGACTGTCTTCAATCTACGGAGAACAATTAATGCTTGTCAATGTAACCTTCTAAACTGTCAAACTGATCAACTTTTCCTCCACATAATCATGCATGTATAACTTGTAACATGTTATTACAATGAATTTCCATTATAACACAATAAAGCTATCAAGAAATCAAATATTAGAAGTCAATGGGAAACAGTGTTTTCTATCTGTCCAAGATCCAGAAAACACAAAACTTGACAGAATGCTCTGAACCAAGCAGCAGAATAAATAAGATCCATTAGAATCACTATCATAATCCAAACTCAGGAGTGCATTAAACAGTCCACTAGGGATCCAAACAGGAACAAAGGCCAATCCGAGGAACAATGTTGCAGAAGCAGATTCCACGGAATCAGCAAGAAATTCCCAATAAAAAATCTAGCACATAGTAAAACCACATTGGGTTCAGCTCCACCATGGCATTTCCCAACTATAAGGTTAGAACAACAGACATAAAATAACACAACCATAAGGAATCGTAGAACAAACAAAACACTTGGCACTCTATAATTCTGGTCAAATACTCACTCATCAACATTTTATATGTCTATGCAATGAAGAATTCGTAAATTGCTTTTCGGTTATATCCATATGGTAGGAATATCAGACCTTGGATTTTGGGATAACCTTGACAGCCACATCCTGCCCCTTTAAGCTCCCTCTCTTTCCCTTAGCTGAACAAGTATATCCAAAATGCCCCCGGCCAACCTCTTCTCCCATCTCATAATGAGCCATGAATTGCTTTGAGTACCCAAAATTCTTGTCCAAACCCAACTCAATTTCACTTCCCTCTGGAATAGAGGCCTCATTAGGCTTGACTGAGCCATGCCGGCGTGCGAGCAATGCGCGAATGTGCTTCGCCGGCGAAGGCGGGGGAAATGGGCGCTTAAAGAAGCGCAGAGGGGTAGAACTGACACTGGAATTGGCAGGTGAGTTCTT is a window encoding:
- the LOC127788942 gene encoding CDPK-related kinase 1-like gives rise to the protein MGICHGKPIQHSQTQLENPTSPERDEPALNSQTGKSLNFPFYSPSPLPSGFKNSPANSSVSSTPLRFFKRPFPPPSPAKHIRALLARRHGSVKPNEASIPEGSEIELGLDKNFGYSKQFMAHYEMGEEVGRGHFGYTCSAKGKRGSLKGQDVAVKVIPKSKMTTAIAIEDVRREVKILRALTGHRNLVQFYDSYEDDDNVYAVMELCKGGELLDRILSRGGKYSEEDAKAVIVQILSVVAYCHLQGVVHRDLKPENFLFTTKDEHSPLKAIDFGLSDYVKPDERLNDIVGSAYYVAPEVLHRSYGTEADMWSIGVIAYILLCGSRPFWARTESGIFRAVLKADPSFDEAPWPSLSSNAIDFVKRLLNKDYRKRLTAAQALSHPWLANYHDVKIPLDMIIYKLVKAYICSSSLRKAALGALARTLTVPQLAYFREQFALLGPNKSGFISLQNFKTAATKNSTDAMKDSRVSDYAYTVSTLQYRKLDFEEFCAAAISVHQLEGMESWEQHAHSAYELFEKDGNRPIMIEELASELGLSPSVPVHVVLQDWIRHSDGKLSFLGFVRLLHGISSRSFQKA